A stretch of Xenopus laevis strain J_2021 chromosome 8S, Xenopus_laevis_v10.1, whole genome shotgun sequence DNA encodes these proteins:
- the LOC108699997 gene encoding uncharacterized protein LOC108699997, with amino-acid sequence MESLRSVIVNVEQGDFFTTIDLKDAYLHVPIHVDSQQYLRFTVQGFHYKFQALIFLGVKYDSRQHKVFLTTQKHLKLQAAARHAISLRLISARDCMRLLGLMTSAIEVVPFAQAHLRNLQLNFLQKWRGDYNNLDYSIFFSGATKTYLQWWIQRDNIMKAGTNHLRRQSHRLGRRIRPQVCTRSVVTDTNLTSHKYARATGDLLSAKILVRSTKRIPIKVRSDNATVVAYINHQGGTHSRAAWKEVYHILLWAENNSCRLAVIYIPGQLNWEANFLSRVNTTQGSVSTAYNQVGDPTDRPDGQQVLSPNTGLLFQISRPRSMSVDAMTTAWDFQPVYIFPPIPMIHPVPRRLSVSNDSDSNSTLLAQESMVFRSKETINRSPVATSSKARLASAGPLLAPIIGEIIPDGLAIESSIWKNKGFSDQVTTTMLRARKPTTSSTYRHIWSC; translated from the coding sequence ATGGAATCACTGAGGTCCGTGATTGTAAACGTGGAACAAGGAGATTTTTTCACTACCATAGACCTAAAGGACGCTTATCTACACGTGCCAATTCATGTAGACTCTCAACAGTATCTACGCTTTACAGTTCAGGGTTTCCACTACAAGTTTCAAGCACTTATTTTTTTGGGAGTCAAGTACGACTCTCGGCAGCATAAGGTTTTTCTAACTACTCAAAAACATCTCAAGCTTCAAGCTGCGGCAAGGCACGCAATCTCCCTAAGGTTGATCTCGGCCAGGGACTGCATGCGTCTACTAGGACTCATGACCTCAGCCATAGAGGTCGTACCGTTCGCTCAAGCACACTTGAGGAACCTCCAGCTAAACTTTCTCCAAAAATGGCGCGGAGATTACAACAATTTAgactattcaatttttttctcaggCGCAACCAAAACTTATCTTCAGTGGTGGATTCAAAGAGACAACATCATGAAAGCTGGCACTAATCACCTCAGACGCCAGTCTCACAGGTTGGGGAGGCGTATTCGACCACAGGTCTGTACAAGGTCGGTGGTCACAGACACAAACCTCACTTCACATAAATATGCTAGAGCTACCGGCGATTTACTTAGCGCTAAGATACTGGTCAGATCTACTAAAAGGATCCCCATAAAAGTCAGATCGGACAACGCGACAGTGGTGGCGTATATAAACCACCAGGGAGGCACTCACAGCAGAGCAGCCTGGAAAGAAGTGTACCACATTCTACTATGGGCAGAAAACAATTCTTGCAGACTAGCGGTCATTTACATTCCAGGTCAGCTGAATTGGGAAGCAAATTTCCTAAGCCGAGTGAACACTACACAAGGAAGTGTTTCAACAGCTTACAATCAGGTGGGGGACCCCACAGATAGACCTGATGGCCAGCAAGTTCTATCACCAAATACCGGACTATTGTTCCAGATATCACGACCCAGAAGCATGTCAGTAGATGCAATGACAACAGCTTGGGACTTTCAGCCCGTCTACATTTTTCCGCCCATACCAATGATTCACCCTGTTCCCCGACGTCTGTCTGTTTCAAACGACAGCGATAGTAATAGCACCCTTTTGGCCCAGGAGAGCATGGTTTTCAGATCTAAAGAGACTATCAATCGCTCCCCTGTGGCCACTTCCTCAAAGGCCAGACTTGCTTCAGCAGGGCCCCTGTTGGCACCCATCATTGGAGAGATTATCCCGGATGGCTTGGCTATTGAAAGCTCCATATGGAAGAATAAGGGGTTCTCAGACCAAGTAACCACCACCATGTTAAGAGCACGCAAACCAACAACAAGCTCTACCTATCGCCACATATGGTCATGCTAG